A stretch of Zymoseptoria tritici IPO323 chromosome 1, whole genome shotgun sequence DNA encodes these proteins:
- a CDS encoding putative ABC transporter (ABC transporter, ABC-G family, WBC type. To this cluster the human breastcancer related protein and the Drosophila eye pigment (white/brown and scarlet) transporters belong. This WBC / EPD cluster is involved in eye pigment precursor transport and in pleiotropic drug resistance. ...) has protein sequence MWRSLCAAAIVSILSLPWTVHAGLQTNQYFTSNDDLLQRSDPFSLFERRPEDCPPCFNCNLDDFVCQQYANCTKSSGKCTCPPGFGAEDCSVPLCGSLADGKDRLPREGDAPCKCKEGWGGINCNVCEEDSACDAMMPGDTKGGVCYREGAVVKENYQMCDITNRKILDMLKEKKPQATFSCNAEREDCNFQFWVDQKESFYCALDTCSWSLKTTEDRNTTKYECENIQCKCVPGRMLCGAKNSIDISDFLDQDIKGPASFISVRTYTGSKEDNSIFSEPAMNGLISSVFGDPSIMLSCHSGECMYKTEVPGYERPVKKINTPLIAGVIAGCALFVVAVVLLVFFLSRRSGQNKTGYIALGDEEEEENARLLADHKPAALSFENVSYKLKGKQILSGITGAVHPGELLAIMGASGAGKTSFLDILARKNKRGTASGDFWLNGDKVDDDQFRNVIGFVDQDDTMLPTLTVHETILDSALLRLPKQMSRASKEQKVEDVERQLGIYHIRHQVIGSEEGNGRGISGGEKRRVGIACELVTSPSILFLDEPTSGLDSFNAFNVVECLVNLVKTYNRTVVFTIHQPRSNIVALFDQLILLAQGRTVYSGPFKDCQDYFDGIGYSCPPGFNIADYLIDLTMHASTPSDSDLMELSSDGGDGFATRASSTMAVKSIPSVSNISVGESVTSTAGESFLRPKSNRKSSIRQQQERQLFTRKNTADNAAPSSVRSSGESAFSREQEASHQQWLKLAKQNGQPRPQILDDNHGGLTGEGDTGTDLDALIAAYQSSDVAATLRDDIHGTVAHAAQMNGHAPGSPTGSARSKLYGYQKPWIHTQFLILSRRTWRNIYRNPMLMLTHYAIAIVLAVFLGFLFYGLTDDLAGFQNRLGFFFFMLALFGFSTLTSLTVFAPERLLFLRERAKGYYSPLAYYLSKVVFDIVPLRLVPPIIMGCIVYPMTGLIPSWPEFLKFMLFLVLFNLASAMICLCIGICVRNQGVANLFGILVMLFSLLFSGFLLNHETIPGPVRWLQRLSIFHFGFEGLIVNEVRYLSLVDKQYGLDIEVPGSAILSSFGFKVLAMWEDVIGLGVFCGVFLVLGYVAIHFLLVEKR, from the exons ATGTGGCGTTCCCTTTGCGCCGCCGCGATAGTGAGCATCTTGTCACTACCATGGACGGTCCACGCCGGACTCCAGACGAATCAGTACTTCACCTCCAACGACGACCTGTTACAACGATCCGATCCCTTCTCGCTGTTCGAACGACGTCCTGAAGACTGCCCGCCATGCTTCAACTGCAatctcgacgacttcgtcTGCCAACAATACGCGAACTGCACGAAGAGCAGTGGAAAGTGCACATGTCCGCCAGGCTTTGGAGCTGAGGATTGCAGCGTGCCGCTATGTGGCTCGCTTGCGGATGGGAAAGATCGTTTGCCTCGCGAGGGCGATGCGCCATGCAAGTGTAAAGAGGGTTGGGGTGGTATCAATTGCAATGTATGCGAGGAGGACAGCGCCTGCGATGCTATGATGCCGGGAGACACAAAAGGCGGAGTCTGCTATCGGGAAGGAGCTGTTGTGAAGGAAAACTACCAAATGTGTGACATTACAAATCGCAAGATTCTGGACATGTTGAAAGAGAAGAAACCGCAGGCCACATTCAGCTGTAATGCTGAGCGGGAGGATTGCAATTTCCAGTTTTGGGTGGATCAGAAGGAGAGCTTCTACTGCGCACTGGACACCTGCAGCTGGAGTCTGAAAACCACGGAGGACAGAAACACGACCAAGTATGAATGTGAGAACATTCAGTGTAAATGTGTTCCAGGACGTATGCTTTGTGGTGCCAAGAACAGCATCGACATCAGTGACTTCCTGGACCAGGATATCAAGGGACCTGCTTCGTTCATATCGGTGAGGACGTACACTGGCTCAAAGGAAGACAACAGTATCTTCTCTGAGCCGGCCATGAACGGTCTGATCTCCAGTGTGTTCGGCGATCCAAGCATCATGCTTTCGTGCCATAGTGGCGAGTGCATGTACAAGACGGAGGTTCCGGGATACGAACGGCCAGTGAAGAAGATCAACACGCCACTGATTGCTGGAGTCATCGCTGGATGCGCGCTGTTCGTGGTCGCTGTGGTCCTCTTGGTCTTTTTCCTCAGTCGACGGAGCGGGCAGAACAAGACCGGGTACATCGCGCttggagatgaggaggaggaggagaatgcGAGGCTCCTTGCTGACCACAAGCCTGCTGCTCTATCATTCGAGAACGTGTCGTACAAATTGAAGGGCAAGCAGATTTTGTCTGGCATCACCGGCGCTGTTCACCCTGGCGAGCTCCTGGCCATCATGGGTGCTTCAGGTGCTGGCAAGACCTCCTTCTTGGACATTTTGGCCCGGAAGAACAAGCGCGGCACAGCATCCGGCGACTTCTGGTTGAATGGTGACAAGGTGGATGATGATCAATTTCGCAACGTGATTGGATTTGTGGATCAAGACGACACCATGCTTCCCACCCTGACTGTGCACGAGACGATTTTGGATTCTGCTTTGCTCCGACTGCCAAAGCAGATGAGCCGAGCTTCCAAAGAGCAGAAAGTCGAAGACGTCGAGCGCCAGCTGGGTATCTACCATATCAGACACCAAGTCATCGGTTCTGAGGAAGGAAATGGTCGTGGTATTTCTGGAggcgagaagaggagagttGGCATTGCCTGTGAATTGGTGACCAGTCCAAGCATCCTTTTCTTGGACGAGCCAACTTCGGGTCTCGACTCTTTTAATGCGTTCAATGTTGTTGAGTGCTTGGTCAACCTGGTCAAGACTTACAACAGGACTGTCGTCTTCACGATCCATCAACCACGTTCCAACATTGTGGCACTTTTCGATCAGCTCATTCTGCTTGCACAAGGTCGTACTGTCTACAGTGGACCTTTCAAGGACTGCCAGGATTACTTTGATGGCATCGGCTACTCCTGCCCTCCTGGGTTCAACATCGCCGACTACTTGATCGACCTCACGATGCATGCAAGCACGCCCAGCGATTCGGATCTGATGGAGCTCAGCTCTGACGGTGGCGATGGCTTCGCAACACGAGCAAGCTCTACCATGGCAGTCAAGAGCATTCCGAGCGTCAGTAATATTAGCGTTGGCGAGTCTGTAACATCTACTGCtggagagagcttccttcgGCCCAAATCGAATAGGAAGTCCAGCATACGACAGCAGCAAGAGAGACAATTGTTCACTCGCAAGAACACCGCAGACAACGCGGCTCCGTCCAGCGTACGCAGTTCCGGCGAAAGTGCCTTCTCGAGGGAGCAAGAAGCCAGTCATCAGCAATGGCTCAAGTTGGCCAAGCAGAATGGACAGCCACGTCCCCAGATCCTCGACGACAACCACGGCGGCCTCACTGGCGAAGGTGACACTGGCACAGATCTGGATGCTCTAATCGCCGCATATCAGTCATCTGATGTGGCTGCTACCTTGCGGGACGACATTCACGGCACTGTCGCTCATGCAGCGCAAATGAATGGCCACGCACCAGGCTCTCCAACCGGCTCTGCCAGGAGTAAGCTCTACGGCTACCAAAAGCCATGGATCCACACTCAATTTCTCATTCTCTCCCGACGAACATGGCGAAACATCTACCGCAACCCCATGCTCATGCTCACCCACTACGCCATTGCCATCGTTCTCGCCGTCTTCCTcggcttcctcttctacggccTGACGGACGATCTCGCAGGCTTCCAGAACCGCCTcggattcttcttcttcatgcTCGCTCTCTTCGGCTTCAGCACACTGACCTCCCTCACGGTCTTCGCTCCTGAacgtcttctcttcctccgcgaGCGTGCCAAGGGATATTACTCGCCTCTCGCCTACTACCTCTCCAAGGTCGTCTTCGACATCGTTCCGCTTCGCCTCGTTCCGCCCATCATCATGGGCTGCATCGTATACCCGATGACCGGCCTCATTCCAAGTTGGCCTGAGTTCCTCAAATTCATGCTATTCTTAGTCCTTTTCAACCTTGCCTCGGCAATGATCTGCTTGTGCATTGGCATTTGCGTGCGGAATCAGGGCGTGGCGAATCTGTTCGGCATCTTAGTAATGCTGTTCAGTCTGCTGTTCTCTGGCTTCTTGCTCAATCACGAGACCATTCCCGGGCCGGTCAGGTGGTTGCAGAGG ctctccatcttccactTCGGCTTCGAAGGCCTCATCGTCAATGAAGTGCGCTACCTTTCCCTGGTGGATAAGCAATACGGTCTCGACATTGAAGTGCCCGGCTCCGCCATTCTTTCCAGCTTCGGCTTCAAGGTACTGGCAATGTGGGAGGATGTGATTGGACTGGGCGTCTTCTGCGGAGTGTTCCTCGTGCTGGGCTACGTGGCCATTCATTTCCTGTTGGTGgagaagcgatag